One segment of Streptomyces sp. NBC_01463 DNA contains the following:
- the galE gene encoding UDP-glucose 4-epimerase GalE, with protein MTWMVTGGAGYIGAHVVRAMLAGGLQVVVYDDLSTGNAGNVPEGVPLVTGSVLDREALDAAIRDHTVTGVVHVAGKKQVGESVERPLYYYRENVTGLEVLLESMVGAGIDRLVFSSSAAVYGMPDVDLVTEDTPCAPMSPYGETKLVGEWLIHAAARAHGLRCASLRYFNVAGAASPELADAGVFNLIPMVFERLEAGEGPRIFGDDYATPDGTCVRDYIHVEDIASAHLAAARRLEAAEPGTDLTLNIGRGEGSSVREMVDRILKTTDHGDIAPEVTARRPGDPARVVAGADRIRAELDWSARYGIDEMIESAWQGWRLRHP; from the coding sequence ATGACCTGGATGGTTACGGGCGGGGCCGGATACATAGGTGCGCACGTCGTGCGGGCGATGCTCGCGGGCGGTCTGCAGGTCGTCGTGTACGACGACCTGTCCACGGGGAACGCCGGGAACGTGCCCGAAGGGGTGCCCCTGGTCACCGGGAGCGTGCTGGACCGGGAGGCCCTGGACGCGGCGATCCGTGACCACACCGTGACAGGTGTGGTGCATGTCGCAGGCAAGAAGCAGGTCGGCGAGTCCGTGGAGCGCCCCCTCTACTACTACCGGGAGAACGTGACCGGTCTGGAGGTGCTGCTGGAGAGCATGGTGGGGGCGGGCATCGACCGGCTGGTGTTCTCCTCGTCGGCCGCCGTCTACGGCATGCCCGATGTGGACCTCGTCACCGAGGACACCCCCTGCGCGCCGATGAGCCCGTACGGGGAGACCAAGCTCGTCGGCGAATGGCTGATCCACGCCGCCGCCCGGGCCCACGGACTGCGCTGCGCCTCGCTCCGCTACTTCAACGTCGCCGGTGCGGCCTCGCCCGAGCTGGCCGACGCCGGGGTGTTCAACCTCATCCCGATGGTCTTCGAGCGCCTGGAGGCCGGTGAGGGCCCGCGGATCTTCGGCGACGACTACGCGACCCCCGACGGCACCTGCGTGCGCGACTACATCCATGTGGAGGACATCGCCTCCGCCCACCTCGCCGCCGCCCGCCGCCTGGAGGCGGCCGAGCCCGGCACCGACCTCACGCTGAACATCGGCCGCGGCGAGGGCAGCTCGGTGCGCGAGATGGTCGACCGGATCCTCAAGACGACGGACCACGGGGACATCGCCCCCGAGGTCACCGCCCGCCGCCCGGGCGACCCGGCCCGCGTCGTCGCCGGCGCGGACCGGATCCGCGCGGAGCTGGACTGGTCGGCCCGGTACGGGATCGACGAGATGATCGAGTCCGCCTGGCAGGGCTGGCGCCTGCGCCACCCGTAG
- a CDS encoding glucose-1-phosphate thymidylyltransferase: MKALVLSGGAGTRLRPITHTSAKQLVPVANKPVLFYGLEAIAEAGITEVGIIVGDTQEEIRAAVGDGSRFGIDVTYIPQSEPLGLAHAVLIAQRFLGDDDFVMYLGDNFVVGGIADLVEGFCADRPDAQILLTQVPDPTAFGVAELDGDGRVVALEEKPKEPKSDLALVGVYLFTRAIHEAVRSIRPSWRGELEITHAIQWLIDQERDVRSTTIRGYWKDTGNVTDMLEVNRTVLETVEPCTRGAHVDDESEIIGRVLIEPGARVTRSRIVGPAIIGARSVIGDAYVGPFTSVAQDCRIEDSEIEYSIVLRGASIDGVRRVEASLIGRDVEVTPAPRSPSAHRLVLGDHSKVQISS; this comes from the coding sequence GTGAAGGCTCTCGTACTTTCCGGCGGGGCAGGCACCCGGCTTCGTCCCATTACGCATACCTCGGCCAAGCAACTGGTCCCGGTGGCGAACAAACCGGTGCTGTTCTACGGGCTGGAAGCCATCGCGGAAGCCGGTATCACCGAGGTGGGCATCATCGTGGGCGACACCCAGGAGGAGATCCGTGCGGCGGTCGGCGACGGCTCCCGGTTCGGCATCGACGTCACCTACATCCCGCAGTCCGAGCCGCTCGGCCTCGCCCACGCGGTCCTGATCGCCCAGCGGTTCCTCGGCGACGACGACTTCGTCATGTACCTCGGCGACAACTTCGTCGTCGGCGGGATCGCCGACCTGGTCGAGGGGTTCTGCGCGGACCGCCCCGACGCGCAGATCCTGCTGACCCAGGTGCCCGACCCGACCGCCTTCGGCGTCGCCGAACTCGACGGGGACGGCAGGGTGGTGGCCCTGGAGGAGAAGCCCAAGGAGCCCAAGAGCGATCTGGCGCTCGTCGGCGTCTACCTCTTCACCCGGGCCATCCACGAGGCCGTCCGCTCCATCCGGCCGTCCTGGCGCGGCGAGCTGGAGATCACCCACGCCATCCAGTGGCTGATCGACCAGGAGCGCGACGTCCGCTCCACCACGATCCGCGGGTACTGGAAGGACACCGGCAACGTCACCGACATGCTGGAGGTCAACCGGACCGTGCTGGAGACCGTCGAACCCTGCACCCGCGGCGCCCACGTCGACGACGAGAGCGAGATCATCGGCCGGGTGCTGATCGAGCCCGGCGCCCGCGTCACCCGCAGCCGGATCGTGGGCCCCGCCATCATCGGCGCCCGTTCGGTGATCGGCGACGCCTACGTCGGGCCGTTCACCTCGGTCGCCCAGGACTGCCGGATCGAGGACAGTGAGATCGAGTACTCGATCGTGCTGCGCGGTGCCTCGATCGACGGCGTCCGCCGCGTCGAGGCCTCCCTCATCGGCCGCGACGTCGAGGTGACGCCCGCGCCCCGGAGCCCGTCCGCCCACCGACTCGTCCTCGGTGACCACAGCAAGGTGCAGATCTCCTCATGA